The Bacillota bacterium sequence AACCGCTACCTTAAGAAATCAAACTTTTTCACATTCAAATTTTCATTATAAAATCAATTAAAACTTAGAGAAATTACAAACAATTTATTTACCTGTGAGATTGTGAGCCTTTCATTCTGAAAGTCCGGTCTGTAAAAAGGCATAAATTAATGCAGGAATTAAAGCCAATATTCCTTTTCCAGCAAATTGTGAAGTAGCTATATTGCTTCCTTTTATCATATTTTACTATTTACAATAAAAACCAGCAACTTTTACTTGAGTGCATTGTTAGCCGATTGACTGCGCCCCTAAATTCAGAGGCTGCCATGGATGGCAGCCCCCTATACACTTTATGCATAAGCCAGTTTGCCTTTCGGCTTAGGTATTTCTCTATCGATCGATTTTGCAGTCTCAATCCATTCTTCTATTATTTTTTCTACATTTTCTAATACATCCTTATACGACTTACCATCTGCTGTGCATCCAGGTAATTCAGGGACTTCTGCAATATAGCAGTTATCTTCTTCACTCCAATAAATAATGATTTCATATTTAAACATCATAATCAACTCCCATCTTATACTTTAATAATATACTTCTTACTTGCTTAACTTGATACGGCTTAGCTTTTGATCCAACAGGTTGTATATTTAATATCTCTTCTATTCCATCTTTATAGAATATATGATGACTACCTTTTATTCTCTCTTCAAAATCAAAATGCCTTAAGACCTTACACAAATCAGTGAACTACATCGCCAATAAATTGGCGAGCTTTGTGCTCCCGATGAAACCATGAAAGAAATCCCATCGGTACGCAACAGGGGTGTCCAACCCCACTACTGCCGTGATAGGTTTACCTACCCTTTGCAGATACTTTTTCATTATGTTGTATGCTCCTACACAATCAGCATTAAGCAATTTGTCTTCAATAATATATAGACCTCTATGTTTGCGGTTTGATTTCTTCGTAGTTTGTAGATGTTCTCTAAGTTCATATTCTTTGCTTTGTTCATCCTTGATTTTATTAACATAATCCAATATCTTATAACGAAGTGGTTCCGGTTTACCGTCAAGTTTACAAGGCCCTGTTATATATGAATAACCTTCGTTCTCAAGCACCTGCTGTTGTATTTCCTGACTCATATTCTTTATCCGGCTGGCTACGATATACCCATACCCTGCATCCCGTATGAGCTTTAGATTAATCTTACTGTTTAATCCCTTATCTGCAACAATTACTACATGACGTATCCCAAAATGCTTTTTTAGGTTCTCTAATGCCCCTGCCATGGTTTTCCTATTAAATGTACTGCCTTTGTATAATTCATATCCGATGGGACACCCTTCACAATCTATCAGCATACCCATCACTACCTGTACTTCATTGTATTTGTTATCCTTGCTATACCCAAAATCCCTCAGGTCATCCTGTTTTACACTCTCAAATGCAAATGTAGTTACATCGTAAAATACAACATCTATGGTTCCCGGTTTTCCATAGAAATCTTTATAAGAGATATGAAAAGCCATCTTGGGGTTGGGAATTATCAAGTCCAATCTTATTACGGGATATTAAGGTATGTACATCTGGCAATGATAGCGTTTAATACAGGTAAAATATTACTGCTTAATGCAACTAAAATCGAATGGTTAAAAATTGATGAATCTATTGACAAGAAATGGGTATCTGTACTAAGCTTTAATTGGTTAAGATATGGACTCAAAAAGTATGCTTTGGGAAAAATTGTTTTAGAGGATTCCGTAGAATATAGGGATTCTTTGAAAAAATCAAATATAAAAGATGCTCTGCTTAGTATGGTTGCATAACAGGGCTGGAAATTATCCAAATATATGCGAAATTATAGATATATAGATCTTTTGGGTATTTACTAGCATCTCTGTTATTCATATACTGTATCACAAAACAATAATTATGATGTATCTTAAAAAAGAGGTGTCAGGTTTGTTTAGGGTCTATATGTTAGGGCATTTTGCCATGTTATCTCCCAAAGGCGAGGTAATTTTGCCCACGAATAAGGTTCGGGTACTCACAGCATATTTATTCTGGCAAAAAGGTAACTGGATTAAGCGTGAGGCCTTGCAGAACATATTATGGGAAGAAGCCGACCAGGATCATGCTTCTGGAAGTCTTCGTACTGCTCTTCACTCTATACGGCGAGCACTAGCTGAGTATAATGATGCTTCATGTATACTTGATATTAGAAGGGATACAGTAAGAATCCCTTCTAACGCCGATTGTTGGATTGACGCCAAGGATTTTGAGGAAAATGCAATAAAAGGGTTAAAAAATGAGCCCTCGAATATTGATTATCTCATGTCTGCAGTATCTCTTTACCGGGGACATTTCCTCGAAGATATGGATTTTGACTGGTGTGTTGTGGAACGTCAACGTTTAAATGTTATGTATATCGGAGTGCTAAAAAAACTGGTAGAAAGTTTGACTAATGCGAAGCTTTACGAGGCAGCCTTAACCTATGCCCAATACTGGTTAAATGCGGATTCTCTTAATGAAGCAGCCCATCAGGCATTGATGAAACTTTATGCGATTATTGGTCAACCAAAAAATGTTATTGAACAATTTGAATACTGCAAGCGGTTACTAAAGGACGAACTCGGCATTTCTCCTTCTAAGGAGACAATAAGATTGTTCCAGGAATTGGGGCATGGCAAACATATAAATGGTTTTCCGAGATCCCAAAAAAATTCTGCCAATCAAAATAATACGAACTATGATGTCCTGCCAATCGATATGATATCCGGCGACCCACTGCGTAATGTAACTATGCTTCTTGCATATGGTGAAGAAAAAGCTCTACG is a genomic window containing:
- a CDS encoding type II toxin-antitoxin system HicB family antitoxin, producing MFKYEIIIYWSEEDNCYIAEVPELPGCTADGKSYKDVLENVEKIIEEWIETAKSIDREIPKPKGKLAYA
- a CDS encoding type II toxin-antitoxin system HicA family toxin — encoded protein: MCKVLRHFDFEERIKGSHHIFYKDGIEEILNIQPVGSKAKPYQVKQVRSILLKYKMGVDYDV
- a CDS encoding IS1634 family transposase, yielding MIIPNPKMAFHISYKDFYGKPGTIDVVFYDVTTFAFESVKQDDLRDFGYSKDNKYNEVQVVMGMLIDCEGCPIGYELYKGSTFNRKTMAGALENLKKHFGIRHVVIVADKGLNSKINLKLIRDAGYGYIVASRIKNMSQEIQQQVLENEGYSYITGPCKLDGKPEPLRYKILDYVNKIKDEQSKEYELREHLQTTKKSNRKHRGLYIIEDKLLNADCVGAYNIMKKYLQRVGKPITAVVGLDTPVAYRWDFFHGFIGSTKLANLLAM